The Aneurinibacillus uraniidurans genome segment GAGCCAGGATCAAACTCTCCAATAAAGTTGAAAAGATGATTCGCTGAGCTCGAAAGCTAGCTTATAATTAAATCGAAATTGATTGAACTCGCACACTCGAGTTTCACTGTTCAGTTTTCAAGGAACTTCGTTGTCATTCGCTGTATCTCAGCGGCGACTTTATTATCTTATAACATTCCACAGTGTTTGGCAAGTACTTTTTTAAAAAGTTTTTTGCTGTTTGTCCTGCTTCATGTTACCGTCGCTTTTGATTAGCGACAAAATTTATCTTATCACAACACAAGCATATCTTGCAACAAAACTTCATAAAAAATTAAAAACTCTAGGCTATACTATTTATTTGTACTTTTTTCGCAGTTATTTATGATAGTACGGAAAGGGGATCGATAAGTCTCATTCCCCTTTCTGCATACTAATGTGAAAAATCTATACATCTATACTTATGTTCTCACTACTTTTACATGCCCTAGCCTTAGCCATCCTATACTTCTGTAAATCATCATGATTTTGAAACACTGGAAGACTAATATGAAAAGTAGTTCCTTTACCAACTTCGCTTTCTACCTGAATATCCCCTTGATGGTTTTTTATAATATTGTAACTTACCATCATTCCTAGACCTGTTCCCTTTTCTTTCGTTGTATAGAACGGTCGTCCAAGTTTCGCTATTCTGTCCCTTGGTATCCCACAGCCTTGATCGCTCACAGAAACGATAACATTCTCACGCTCTCCTACTTTCACTCTAACCGTTACTTTTCCCTGACCTTCCATAGAGTCAATTGCATTCTTTAACACATTAATAAAAACTTGATTTAAGTGATTCGCCTCACACTGAATATTATGAATATTTAGTTCGAAATCTAGTTCTACCTCAATATTCTTGAGAATAGCCTGCTGATTTACAAGTGTGATGCTTCTATTTATTATGGAAATTATATTTTCTTGTTGGTACTTGATCTTTTGTGGCTTAGCCAGCATCAAAAACTCAGTAGTAATCTCTTCGATGCGCTTTAGCTCTTCCATCATAATTTGAGCATAGTCCTTTCTTTCACCTATATCCCTATGAAGCAATTGCGTAAACCCTTTTAAAGAAGTTAATGGATTTCTGATTTCATGCGCTACCCCTGCCGCTAATTCCCCAATAATGTTTAAAGTATGTACCTTTTGAATAACTTCTTCCGCATGCTTTCGTATTGTGATATCACGGGAGATAACTAAAAGGAATTGTCTTTCACCATTATGATGAAAAATAGGGATTTTAATTACATCAAAAATGGTCGTTTCCCCATCCTCATTTACAAAAACCTCTTCAAATCGAGTTTCTCCTCCATTCTTCCATGCCTGCTCATCTGTTTTTTCACAATGGAGAAGTTCATCATATGAAAGAGCGCAATAAGGCTCTAACTCCACATCGGTTTTTCCTTTATAAATATCACCTTCCATTCGAAAAGTTCGAATAGCAGCCTGATTGGCAAAAAGCCAACGACCGTCTTTATCCTTAAGATTCACAAAATCAGGAATCGAATTCATAATAATCTGTAAAAATTGTTCCTGCCCCGTTTCAGAAGCAATGTTTTCTATTATCCGCTCCTTCATTATATGATCCACCTACACATTAACGAGTAGTTTCAAGAAACTCGATCCATTCCCCATCTACCCCCGCGAAGAAAATATATCGGGAACCGTCTGGAAGCGTTTCGATCTCCTCTGTCAACAAGAACTTTACATTTAAACTTTTCAAGCGCTCGATTTCCTCATCAAGGTTGTCCACTTTAAAACAAATATGATGTACTTTTCCCTCTGTAGGCAAATCACTGTTATAGCCTTGAATTAGCTCCACGATTGTTTCTTGCGATTCTTCAAATCCGAGAAACGCTAATGTAAGATTGGGATTAGGATGACCCATTCTTTTGATTAGTTCTAGGCCAATAACCTCCTGATAAAACTGAATGGATTTCTCAATATCTTTTACCATAATTCCAACATGTTCGATTCTTTTCACAGCCATTTTCTTTATCTCCCTTTCTTTTTTCCTTTTATATCCTTTATATTAACATTTACTTACATAGAATATGAACATTTTTTACAAGAATTAAAGCATGGTACTCGTTCTTTTTACATGCGATAAGCTATAAGTTCATGTTGAATACTTGCAACCATCTTCATGAAAAAAGCCGCCTATCTATGTAAGCGGCCTTCTCCTCTATAAAAATCTCCGATGACACTTCTTTCCATCATACGTGAACAGCACACGTCGATCTTCAATCCGCGTCTCGATATGCACGGACTTCCCCCACAACTTATACACATACGGTAGTGTTTTTTCCAAGTATTTCACATCCAGTTCCATTCCCTCGAACTGATGCAGGAGATACAGTTCCCCATTCTTCAAATAGTCTCCGTCCTGTACGAGAATGTATGGGAATCCTCCGTTTACTCGGCTTGTGATTAGCTGATCTCGCACCGTCTCCCATGTTTTACTTGAAATGGACCAATCATTTCCCTGCTTCGCAAACACGTACATATCCAGTTTATCGACCAGGTCTTTCGTCAAGTAATTGCGGATAAATGATGTATCACTGTCCATTTCCCGCACTTCAAAGATTTGCTTCCGCCCGCTCCCCGGATTACGTCCAAACCGTTCCTGCTCTTCCTGGGTCGGATTGTTCCAGCGTTCTTCGATGTCTTCAAAGATTTTTACACCCAGGTAATACGGATTGATGCTAGTACGTGATGGCTGCACGACACCTGCGTTCAGTTTGGCGTATTCAATCGTCTCTTCTTCGGTTAAATTCATTTCACGTAAGATGCGCTGATGCCAGTAGGACGCCCAGCCTTCGTTTTTCAAAAGTTCTTATTTTTTCTTTATATACATAGATATTTCTATTTTTGCTTCTCATTCCTCGACTAAATGTCTTCTTATAAATCCGGTAATTACATAAAAAAGAGGTTATCCCTCAAGCGGTTCAATTGCTTGCAAGATAACCTTGTTCCTCTTTACTTAAATTAGCTCGGAATTCTGGAGAAGTCGCTGAACAAGAGCGGCAACCTCAGATCTTGTGATGTATTCTTTTGGTGCCAATTGCTTTCCGTTTCTACCAGATATAAGCCCTGCCTGCAGGCAATCTGCCAGGCTGCTCTTCGCCCACTCTGACGCTTTGTTCGCATCCGTGAATGGCTGCAACAGTTCTCCGGCTTCTTTCGCCTGAAGTTTCGTTTGAAGACCGGTTGTTTTCATCGCCTTTGCGATAATCACCATCGCCTGTTCCCGTGTGATTTTATCATTCGGACGGAATGTACCATCTGTAAATCCACCGATTAATTTCGATACATAGGCCGTTTGAACCGTGCTACTGTACCAATCCGTAGTCTTTACATCCGTAAATGGACTGGAACTGCTCTCTGGTTTAAGTCCAAGACCTCGAACGACAATCGCTGCAAACTCCGCACGTGTAATATCTTGGTCAGGATTAAACTTATCGTTACGTACGCCGCCTATCACCATCCGGGAGCCCATATCATTTACGGTTGCTTTCGCCCAGTGATGCTCGACATCCTGGAATGCGACCGGATGCCAGACGACAGAGTACGTACTGTTCGTCAAGCTGTTCACCTTAACATAATACTTCCCATCGATCGCAACAACTTTCGTTGGAACATGGCGTACGGTTCCATCAGAGTCCACTACAATCGCCGTTGTAATTTTATTCGGGTCTACACCATCTGGAATCGCAATCGTCCGTTCCACATACGCGTTAAATTTAGCAACATCAATCGTTCTATCTCCATATGTGCCTGTGACCGTAAAATTGAGCGGCGGGGCAACAATCGTAAATTTTCCTTTCGCTGCGGCGTTTTCCACCACTTTCATCGTTTCCGCTGTCGGTTTGGCGATTTCGATATGGATTTTAATATCTTGAAGAGCAACACCCTTTCCAACTTGATCGGATATCGCATCAATATTAATTTGCTGGGCAGGTAGAGTATACGTCGCATTCTCGGTTTTAATTTCCACAACCGCCTGCTTTTGTTCCATGTTTTTAACCATCTGGCCCGTTAGTTCGCCGACTACGACATCGTTCTTCGTATTAACCGGAATCGTAATCACGATATGCTGCCCTTCCGCTGCCAGTTTCTCTTCTAACTTCTTCGCATCCACTGCGACAGTCGTTACCGTCTGACCATTCACTTTGGTTGTGGTTGCGGTTCCTACATTTTCAACCTTTTCATTGACCAACACGTCAACTCCGTTGTTTGGCGTACTTGGAGTAGAGCTACCGCCACCACTTCCTCCACCCGTAGATGGTATAACAACTTTTGTAATCGTAATCGTGTACGTCTTCGTTGTCATGCCATCCTGAGCTTTAACCACCACAGTGATGGTGTTTGAACCGACGGTCAAAGCGATCCCACCAGAAGCAGTACCATTCGTCACCACAGTGCCGTTCACCGTAACCGTTGCGTTCGAGTCCGACAGAGTCGGCGTGACCGTCAGACTGGTAACCGAGTTCCCTACGCTGACGGTATACGAAGTCGTACCGGAACTAAAAGCTGGTGACAAGGTGCCTTGACTGAAAACGAGATTGCTCAAGTCTGCATTAGTAGAAAGAGCCTCTGCACGCGTTACCGTAATCGTGTACGTCTTCGTCGTACCATCCTGAGCTGTAACCTCCACGGTGATGGTGTTTGAACCGACGGTCAAAGCGATCCCACCAGAAGCAGTACCATTCGTCACCACAGTGCCGTTCACCGTAACCGTTGCGTTCGAGTCCGACAGAGTCGGCGTGACCGTCAGACTGGTAACCGAGTTCCCTACGCTGACGGTATACGAAGTCGTACCGGAACTAAAAGCTGGTGACAAGGTGCCTTGACTGAAAACGAGATTGCTCAAGTCTGCATTAGTAGAAAGAGCCGCTGCACGCGTTACCGTAATCGTGTACGTCTTCGTCGTACCATCTTGGGCTGTAACCACCACGGTGATGGTGTTTGAACCGACGGTCAAAGCGATCCCACCAGAAGCAGTACCATTCGTCACCGCGGTGCCGTTCACCGTAATCGTTGCGTTCGAGTCCGACAGAGTCGGTGTGACCGTCAGACTGGTAACCGAGTTCCCTACGCTGGCGGTATACGAAGTCGTACCGGAACTAAAAGCTGGTGACAAGGTGCCTTGACTGAAAACGAGATTGCTCAAGTCTGCATTAGTAGAAAGAGCCGCTGCACGCGTTACCGTAATCGTGTACGTCTTCGTCGTACCATCTTGGGCTGTAACCACCACGGTGATGGTGTTTGAACCGACGGTCAAAGCGATCCCACCAGAAGCAGTACCATTCGTCACCGCGGTGCCGTTCACCGTAATCGTTGCGTTCGAGTCCGACAGAGTCGGTGTGACCGTCAGACTGGTAACCGAGTTCCCTACGCTGACGGTATACGAAGTCGTACCGGAACTAAAAGCTGGTGACAAGGTGCCTTGACTGAAAACGAGATTGCTCAAGTCTGCATTAGTAGAAAGAGCCGCTGCACGCGTTACCGTAATCGTGTACGTCTTCGTCGTACCATCTTGGGCTGTAACCACCACGGTGATGGTGTTTGAACCGACGGTCAAAGCGATCCCACCAGAAGCAGTACCATTCGTCACCGCGGTGCCGTTCACCGTAATCGTTGCGTTCGAGTCCGACAGAGTCGGTGTGACCGTCAGACTGGTAACCGAGTTCCCTACGCTGGCGGTATACGAAGTCGTACCGGAACTAAAAGCTGGTGACAAGGTGCCTTGACTGAAAACGAGATTGCTCAAGTCTGCATTAGTAGAAAGAGCCGCTGCACGCGTTACCGTAATCGTGTACGTCTTCGTCGTACCATCTTGGGCTGTAACCACCACGGTGATGGTGTTTGAACCGACGGTCAAAGCGATCCCACCAGAAGCAGTACCATTCGTCACCGCGGTGCCGTTCACCGTAATCGTTGCGTTCGAGTCCGACAGAGTCGGTGTGACCGTCAGACTGGTAACCGAGTTCCCTACGCTGGCGGTATACGAAGTCGTACCGGAACTAAAAGCTGGTGACAAGGTGCCTTGACTGAAAACGAGATTGCTCAAGTCTGCATTAGTAGAAAGAGCCGCTGCACGCGTTACCGTAATCGTGTACGTCTTCGTCGTACCATCCTGAGCTGTAACCTCCACGGTGATGGTGTTTGAACCGACGGTCAAAGCGATCCCACCAGAAGCAGTACCATTCGTCACCGCGGTGCCGTTCACCGTAATCATTGCGTTCGAGTCCGACAGAGTCGGTGTGACCGTCAGACTGGAAACAGCATTCCCTACGCTGGCGGTATACGAAGTCGTACCGGAACTAAAAGCTGGTGACAAGGTGCCTTGACTGAAAACGAGATTGCCTAAGTCTGCATTGGTAGAAAGAGCCGCTGCACGCGTTACCGTAATCGTGTACGTCTTCGTCGTACCATCTTGGGCTGTAACCACCACGGTGATGGTGTTTGAACCGACGGTCAAAGCGATCCCACCAGAAGCAGTACCATTCGTCACCGCAGTGCCGTTCACCGTAACCGTTGCGTTCGAGTCCGACAGAGTCGGCGTGATCGTCAGACTGGTAACCGAGTTCCCTACGCTGGCGGTATACGAAGTCGTACCGGAACTAAAAGCTGGTGACAAGGTGCCTTGACTGAAAACGAGATTGCTCAAGTCTGCATTAGTAGAAAGAGCCTCTGCACGCGTTACCGTAATCGTGTACGTCTTCGTCGTACCATCTTGGGCTGTAACCACCACGGTGATGGTGTTTGAACCGACGGTCAAAGCGATCCCACCAGAAGCAGTACCATTCGTCACCGCAGTGCCGTTCACCGTAACCGTTGCGTTCGAGTCCGACAGAGTCGGCGTGATCGTCAGACTGGTAACCGAGTTCCCTACGCTGGCGGTATACGAAGTCGTACCGGAACTAAAAGCTGGTGACAAGGTGCCTTGACTGAAAACGAGATTGCCTAAGTCTGCATTAGTAGAAAGAGCCGCTGCACGCGTTACCGTAATCGTGTACGTCTTCGTCGTACCATCTTGGGCTGTAACCACCACGGTGATGGTGTTTGAACCGACGGTCAAAGCGATCCCACCAGAAGCAGTACCATTCGTCACCGCGGTGCCGTTCACCGTAACCGTTGCGTTCGAGTCCGACAGAGTCGGCGTGATCGTCAGACTGGAAACAGCATTCCCTACGCTGGCGGTATACGAAGTCGTACCGGAACTAAAAGCTGGTGACAAGGTGCCTTGACTGAAAACGAGATTGCTCAAGTCTGCATTGGTAGAAAGAGCCGCTGCACGCGTTACCGTAATCGTGTACGTCTTCGTCGTACCATCTTGGGCTGTAACCACCACGGTGATGGTGTTTGAACCGACGGTCAACGGAACCATGTAAGCAATTCCGCTGGTCACTGCATTTCCGTTCACTGTCACGGTTGCATTGCTATCTGCTAGCGTTGGTGTGACATTGATGCTGGACGTACTGTTGCCCACACTTGCTGTGTAGCTCGTCATACCTGCCGTAAATGTCGGACTAAGGGTACCTGCACTCAACGTTAAACTGCTCAAATCCGCATTGCTCGACAACGAGGCAGCACGCGTGACGGCAATGGTATAGGGTTTGGTCGTACCATCTTGAGCTGTAACGACGACCGTGATGGTATTCGATCCCTCATTTAGAGGAATGGATCCGGATGAGCTACCACTCGTCACCGTAACCCCATTTATCGTTACGGTTGCTGTTGCATCCGCTACCGTAGGAGTAACAGTAGTGCTACTTGTACTGTTCCCTACACTTGCGGTATAGTTGGTCGTCACCGGTGAGAAGGCTGGGCTTAACGTGATATCAGAAAGCGATAGGTTACTTAAATTTGCATTGCTACTTAAGGGAGAATGAATATTACTGAGGTTAATATTGTCAAACCCTAGAAAAAAAGTATTATCTCCTACATCTGGTCTGAACGCTGTAATTTCAACACTAGTGATATTTTGGAATCTGGCGTTATTTGAAGCGCTAATACTAGTACCGCCTCTACCTCCAATGGGATAATATATAGTGCCTTTACTTGTCGAACCGTTTTTGGCATCTATATAGACATACTCTGATTGCCCAATAACCTCTAGAATATCCATTGAATCCAGATTAAACAAGTTTCCACTCTGAAGAGAAATAACCACCTTGACAGCCCCAGGGCTATAAGGATCAACATAGGCAAAATTTCCAGTAACATTGCCCGCTCGATTAACTCCATAATTTGAGCCGTCATCACTTATCAGTGCTCCCCCGGTAGTCTTTAACTGAATCGTTTCTCCAGATTTGGTCTGAGATACTGTTTGTGATGAATCATAGTTAGACCCTTCAAAGTCAAAAATTAAATTGCTCGATTGTACTTTTGATACAGTCACTTTGTAAGTCTTGGTTGTACCGTCTTGAGCAGTAACGACAGCCGTGATGGTATTCAATCCCACATTTAGAGGAATAGATCCGGATGAGCTACCACTCATCACCGTCGCGCCATTGACTTTTACTGTTGCTGTAGGATCAGCAACTATTGGTGTGACTGTAATGCTACTTATACTGTCTCCTACACTTGCGGTATAGGTAGTCGTGCTGGAGTCAAAATTAGGGGTTAATGTCCCGGCACTCAACGTCAGGGTACTTAGGTTCGCGTTTAAAGATCGTGTGACCGTTACCTGATACGTCTTCGTCGTACCATCTTGAGCTGTAACGACTAACATGATGGTATTCGATCCCTCATTTAGAGGAATGGATCCGGATGAACTCCCACTCGTCACCGTCGCGCCATTGACTTTTACTGTTGCTGTAGGATTAGCAACTGTTGGTGTAACTGTAATGTTACTTGTACTGTTCCCTACACTTGCGGTATAGGTGGTCGTGCTGGAATCAAAATTAGGAGTTAATATCCCGGCGCTCAACGTCAGGGTACTTAGGTTCGCGTTTGAAGACAAAACTGTAGCATCTCGTGTGACCGTCACCTGGTACGTCTTCGTCGTACCATCTTGAGCAGTAACAACGACCGTGATGGTATTTGATCCAACATTTAGAGGAATGGATCCGGATGAGCTACCACTCGTCACCGTAACCCCATTTATCGTTACGGTTGCTGTTGCATCCGCTACCGTAGGAGTAACAGTAGTGCTACTTGTACTGTTCCCTACACTTGCGGTATAGTTGGTCGTCACCGGTGAGAAGGCTGGGCTTAACGTGATATCAGAAAGCGATAGGTTACTTAAATTTGCATTGCTACTTAAGGGAGAATGAATATTACTGAGGTTAATATTGTCAAACCCTAGAAAAAAAGTATTATCTCCTACATCTGGTCTGAACGCTGTAATTTCAACACTAGTGATATTTTGGAATCTGGCGTTATTTGAAGCGCTAATACTAGTACCGCCTCTACCTCCAATGGGATAATATATAGTGCCTTTACTTGTCGAACCGTTTTTGGCATCTATATAGACATACTCTGATTGCCCAATAACCTCTAGAATATCCATTGAATCCAGATTAAACAAGTTTCCACTCTGAAGAGAAATAACCACCTTGACAGCCCCAGGGCTATAAGGATCAACATAGGCAAAATTTCCAGTAACATTGCCCGCTCGATTAACTCCATAATTTGAGCCGTCATCACTTATCAGTGCTCCCCCGGTAGTCTTTAACTGAATCGTTTCTCCAGATTTGGTCTGAGATACTGTTTGTGATGAATCATAGTTAGACCCTTCAAAGTCAAAAATTAAATTGCTCGATTGTACTTTTGATACAGTCACTTTGTAAGTCTTGGTTGTACCGTCTTGAGCAGTAACGACAGCCGTGATGGTATTCAATCCCACATTTAGAGGAATAGATCCGGATGAGCTACCACTCATCACCGTCGCGCCATTGACTTTTACTGTTGCTGTAGGATCAGCAACTATTGGTGTGACTGTAATGCTACTTATACTGTCTCCTACACTTGCGGTATAGGTAGTCGTGCTGGAGTCAAAATTAGGGGTTAATGTCCCGGCACTCAACGTCAGGGTACTTAGGTTCGCGTTTAAAGATCGTGTGACCGTTACCTGATACGTCTTCGTCGTACCATCTTGAGCTGTAACGACTAACATGATGGTATTCGATCCCTCATTTAGAGGAATGGATCCGGATGAACTCCCACTCGTCACCGTCGCGCCATTGACTTTTACTGTTGCTGTAGGATTAGCAACTGTTGGTGTAACTGTAATGTTACTTGTACTGTTCCCTACACTTGCGGTATAGGTGGTCGTGCTGGAATCAAAATTAGGAGTTAATATCCCGGCGCTCAACGTCAGGGTACTTAGGTTCGCGTTTGAAGACAAAACTGTAGCATCTCGTGTGACCGTCACCTGGTACGTCTTCGTCGTACCATCTTGAGCAGTAACAACGACCGTGATGGTATTTGATCCAACATTTAGAGGAATGGATCCGGATGAGCTACCACTCGTCACCGTAACCCCATTTATCGTTACGGTTGCTGTTGCATCCGCTACCGTAGGAGTAACAGTAGTGCTACTTGTACTGTTCCCTACACTTGCGGTATAGTTGGTCGTCACCGGTGAGAAGGCTGGGCTTAACGTGATATCAGAAAGCGATAGGTTACTTAAATTTGCATTGCTACTTAAGGGAGAATGAATATTACTGAGGTTAATATTGTCAAACCCTAGAAAAAAAGTATTATCTCCTACATCTGGTCTGAACGCTGTAATTTCAACACTAGTGATATTTTGGAATCTGGCGTTATTTGAAGCGCTAATACTAGTACCGCCTCTACCTCCAATGGGATAATATATAGTGCCTTTACTTGTCGAACCGTTTTTGGCATCTATATAGACATACTCTGATTGCCCAATAACCTCTAGAATATCCATTGAATCCAGATTAAACAAGTTTCCACTCTGAAGAGAAATAACCACCTTGACAGCCCCAGGGCTATAAGGATCAACATAGGCAAAATTTCCAGTAACATTGCCCGCTCGATTAACTCCATAATTTGAGCCGTCATCACTTATCAGTGCTCCCCCGGTAGTCTTTAACTGAATCGTTTCTCCAGATTTGGTCTGAGATACTGTTTGTGATGAATCATAGTTAGGCCCTTCAAAGTCAAAAATTAAATTGCTACTTGCCTGAACGGGAAAAGCAGTAATAAAAAACATAATTGAAAACAACACCATGAGAATAGCGAGATTTTTCCTCATAAATGCAAATGAGTGAAATATCTTCCACCTATTTTCTATTAATCTTCTTATTAAATTCATATATTCCTCCGATAGGCTGAACCTAATAGATCATTGTGCATACCACTGGGCCCCCAGGGCTCCTACCTGCTGCGCCTAGTGAGTTGTAGTTGCCTCCTAGGGCACGAGTAGTAACGTATTAACTACCAGTGCGACAGTCGTTATGTGTGACTAATTCACACTATCGATAGACTTTATAATATTTCCACTGTACGTTACGTCGGTCCATCTACATTGCCCGTATGTGACTCTCGAGATCCCATCAGTCACACCTGAATTCACTTTAGATTAATACCCAGCCAACGCTGCCAATATAATATAAACACTAAAGACTGATACAGAACATGCCCCCCTCCAAGATATTGAGTTTTGAAAGAACAGCACAA includes the following:
- a CDS encoding ATP-binding protein — its product is MKERIIENIASETGQEQFLQIIMNSIPDFVNLKDKDGRWLFANQAAIRTFRMEGDIYKGKTDVELEPYCALSYDELLHCEKTDEQAWKNGGETRFEEVFVNEDGETTIFDVIKIPIFHHNGERQFLLVISRDITIRKHAEEVIQKVHTLNIIGELAAGVAHEIRNPLTSLKGFTQLLHRDIGERKDYAQIMMEELKRIEEITTEFLMLAKPQKIKYQQENIISIINRSITLVNQQAILKNIEVELDFELNIHNIQCEANHLNQVFINVLKNAIDSMEGQGKVTVRVKVGERENVIVSVSDQGCGIPRDRIAKLGRPFYTTKEKGTGLGMMVSYNIIKNHQGDIQVESEVGKGTTFHISLPVFQNHDDLQKYRMAKARACKSSENISIDV
- a CDS encoding VOC family protein yields the protein MAVKRIEHVGIMVKDIEKSIQFYQEVIGLELIKRMGHPNPNLTLAFLGFEESQETIVELIQGYNSDLPTEGKVHHICFKVDNLDEEIERLKSLNVKFLLTEEIETLPDGSRYIFFAGVDGEWIEFLETTR
- a CDS encoding cadherin-like beta sandwich domain-containing protein — translated: MFFITAFPVQASSNLIFDFEGPNYDSSQTVSQTKSGETIQLKTTGGALISDDGSNYGVNRAGNVTGNFAYVDPYSPGAVKVVISLQSGNLFNLDSMDILEVIGQSEYVYIDAKNGSTSKGTIYYPIGGRGGTSISASNNARFQNITSVEITAFRPDVGDNTFFLGFDNINLSNIHSPLSSNANLSNLSLSDITLSPAFSPVTTNYTASVGNSTSSTTVTPTVADATATVTINGVTVTSGSSSGSIPLNVGSNTITVVVTAQDGTTKTYQVTVTRDATVLSSNANLSTLTLSAGILTPNFDSSTTTYTASVGNSTSNITVTPTVANPTATVKVNGATVTSGSSSGSIPLNEGSNTIMLVVTAQDGTTKTYQVTVTRSLNANLSTLTLSAGTLTPNFDSSTTTYTASVGDSISSITVTPIVADPTATVKVNGATVMSGSSSGSIPLNVGLNTITAVVTAQDGTTKTYKVTVSKVQSSNLIFDFEGSNYDSSQTVSQTKSGETIQLKTTGGALISDDGSNYGVNRAGNVTGNFAYVDPYSPGAVKVVISLQSGNLFNLDSMDILEVIGQSEYVYIDAKNGSTSKGTIYYPIGGRGGTSISASNNARFQNITSVEITAFRPDVGDNTFFLGFDNINLSNIHSPLSSNANLSNLSLSDITLSPAFSPVTTNYTASVGNSTSSTTVTPTVADATATVTINGVTVTSGSSSGSIPLNVGSNTITVVVTAQDGTTKTYQVTVTRDATVLSSNANLSTLTLSAGILTPNFDSSTTTYTASVGNSTSNITVTPTVANPTATVKVNGATVTSGSSSGSIPLNEGSNTIMLVVTAQDGTTKTYQVTVTRSLNANLSTLTLSAGTLTPNFDSSTTTYTASVGDSISSITVTPIVADPTATVKVNGATVMSGSSSGSIPLNVGLNTITAVVTAQDGTTKTYKVTVSKVQSSNLIFDFEGSNYDSSQTVSQTKSGETIQLKTTGGALISDDGSNYGVNRAGNVTGNFAYVDPYSPGAVKVVISLQSGNLFNLDSMDILEVIGQSEYVYIDAKNGSTSKGTIYYPIGGRGGTSISASNNARFQNITSVEITAFRPDVGDNTFFLGFDNINLSNIHSPLSSNANLSNLSLSDITLSPAFSPVTTNYTASVGNSTSSTTVTPTVADATATVTINGVTVTSGSSSGSIPLNEGSNTITVVVTAQDGTTKPYTIAVTRAASLSSNADLSSLTLSAGTLSPTFTAGMTSYTASVGNSTSSINVTPTLADSNATVTVNGNAVTSGIAYMVPLTVGSNTITVVVTAQDGTTKTYTITVTRAAALSTNADLSNLVFSQGTLSPAFSSGTTSYTASVGNAVSSLTITPTLSDSNATVTVNGTAVTNGTASGGIALTVGSNTITVVVTAQDGTTKTYTITVTRAAALSTNADLGNLVFSQGTLSPAFSSGTTSYTASVGNSVTSLTITPTLSDSNATVTVNGTAVTNGTASGGIALTVGSNTITVVVTAQDGTTKTYTITVTRAEALSTNADLSNLVFSQGTLSPAFSSGTTSYTASVGNSVTSLTITPTLSDSNATVTVNGTAVTNGTASGGIALTVGSNTITVVVTAQDGTTKTYTITVTRAAALSTNADLGNLVFSQGTLSPAFSSGTTSYTASVGNAVSSLTVTPTLSDSNAMITVNGTAVTNGTASGGIALTVGSNTITVEVTAQDGTTKTYTITVTRAAALSTNADLSNLVFSQGTLSPAFSSGTTSYTASVGNSVTSLTVTPTLSDSNATITVNGTAVTNGTASGGIALTVGSNTITVVVTAQDGTTKTYTITVTRAAALSTNADLSNLVFSQGTLSPAFSSGTTSYTASVGNSVTSLTVTPTLSDSNATITVNGTAVTNGTASGGIALTVGSNTITVVVTAQDGTTKTYTITVTRAAALSTNADLSNLVFSQGTLSPAFSSGTTSYTVSVGNSVTSLTVTPTLSDSNATITVNGTAVTNGTASGGIALTVGSNTITVVVTAQDGTTKTYTITVTRAAALSTNADLSNLVFSQGTLSPAFSSGTTSYTASVGNSVTSLTVTPTLSDSNATITVNGTAVTNGTASGGIALTVGSNTITVVVTAQDGTTKTYTITVTRAAALSTNADLSNLVFSQGTLSPAFSSGTTSYTVSVGNSVTSLTVTPTLSDSNATVTVNGTVVTNGTASGGIALTVGSNTITVEVTAQDGTTKTYTITVTRAEALSTNADLSNLVFSQGTLSPAFSSGTTSYTVSVGNSVTSLTVTPTLSDSNATVTVNGTVVTNGTASGGIALTVGSNTITVVVKAQDGMTTKTYTITITKVVIPSTGGGSGGGSSTPSTPNNGVDVLVNEKVENVGTATTTKVNGQTVTTVAVDAKKLEEKLAAEGQHIVITIPVNTKNDVVVGELTGQMVKNMEQKQAVVEIKTENATYTLPAQQINIDAISDQVGKGVALQDIKIHIEIAKPTAETMKVVENAAAKGKFTIVAPPLNFTVTGTYGDRTIDVAKFNAYVERTIAIPDGVDPNKITTAIVVDSDGTVRHVPTKVVAIDGKYYVKVNSLTNSTYSVVWHPVAFQDVEHHWAKATVNDMGSRMVIGGVRNDKFNPDQDITRAEFAAIVVRGLGLKPESSSSPFTDVKTTDWYSSTVQTAYVSKLIGGFTDGTFRPNDKITREQAMVIIAKAMKTTGLQTKLQAKEAGELLQPFTDANKASEWAKSSLADCLQAGLISGRNGKQLAPKEYITRSEVAALVQRLLQNSELI